CGAGGTGGAGATGCGCTACCGGCAGGACGGGCGGGAGTACCATCGCGCCCATGCTCACCGTCACCACCCTCAACCTCAACGGCATCCGCTCGGCCGCCAGCAAGGGGCTGGCGGACTGGGTGGCTGCCGCCGCCCCCGATCTGCTGTGCGTGCAGGAGCTCAAGGCGCAGCCGCAGGACCTGGCCGGGCGCTTCGACACGCTGGCCGGGTTGCGCGGCCATTTTCACTGCGCGGCGCGCAAAGGCTACTCGGGCGTCGGGATCTACAGCCGGCACGAGCCGAGCGACGTCGTCGTCGGCATCGGCGTGCCCGAGTTCGACGACGAGGGGCGTTACGTCGAGCTGCGCTTCGACACGCCCGCGCACAAGCGCAGCGTGGTGAGCGTCTATTTCCCGAGCGGCTCCTCCGGCGACGAACGGCAGCAGGCGAAGTTTCGCTTTCTGGACGAGATCGCGCCGCAGCTGGCGCGGCTGGCCGCGACGCGCGAGTGCCTGGTGTGTGGCGACATCAACATCGCGCACACCGAGCGGGACCTGAAAAACTGGCGCAGCAACCAGAAAAACAGCGGCTTTCTGCCCGAGGAACGGGCGTGGATGACGCGGCTGCTCGCCGACGGGGCCTGGGTCGACGTGTACCGCCGCCTGTACCCGGATGCCGGCGAGGAGGGCTACACGTGGTGGAGCAACCGCGGTCAGGCGTGGGCGAAGAACGTCGGCTGGCGCATCGACTACCACCTGGCCACGCCGGGCTGGGCCGCGGCGGCGCGCGACGCCACCATCTACAAGGCGCAGCGCTTCAGCGACCACGCGCCGTTGACGGTGACGTACGCGCTCGGGCTGTGACGCCGCTGGCCCGGCGGGTCAAGGCGCCGCTGGTGCTCCCTGAACCCAGCGGGCGGGGCGCGCGCGACCGTGTGCGCCGGTGGTAGGCCCGTGGTGGGCTTGCAGTCCGCTGGGCCTCGTGATACAGTTGAGGGCTTTTCGGGCTCGACCCGAAAGGGTGAGCTCTTCTTCTCACGTTTAGGGACGTTATGCCAACCATCAACCAACTCGTGCGCCACGGGCGGACGGCCGAAAAGGCCAAGTCCAAGAGCCCGGCGATGCAAAACTGCCCCCAGCGCCGGGGCGTGTGCACCCGCGTCTACACCACGACGCCGAAGAAGCCGAACTCCGCGCTGCGCAAGGTCGCCAAGGTGCGCCTGACCAACGGCTTCGAGGTCATCTCCTACATCGGCGGTGAAGGCCATAACCTGCAGGAGCACTCGGTGGTGCTCGTGCGCGGCGGTCGTGTGAAGGACCTGCCGGGTGTGCGTTACCACATCGTGCGTGGTTCGCTGGACCTGCAGGGCGTCAAAGACCGCAAGCAGGCGCGCTCCAAGTACGGCGCGAAGCGGCCCAAGAAGGCCTGATCGGCGGTGGTGCCGCTGCACGCGTGTGTGGCCGTCATGCGGCTGTCACGCATCGGTGTCGAAATGCCTGGCTGGCGGGTGTTTCGGCAGTGTGACCCCGGTGCGCCGGAGGTCGAGTAAGTGAGGGTCCCGTGTCGGCCCTCGAGGCACCCCGGGTGCCAACTGAAGCAAAGAGGTAACGAACATGCCACGTCGTCGCGAAGTCCCCAAACGTGAAATCCTGCCGGATCCGAAGTTCGGCAACGTCGAGCTCTCCAAGTTCATGAACGTCATCATGGAGAGCGGCAAGAAGGCCGTGGCCGAGCGCATCGTCTACGGCGCGCTGGAGCACATCGAGAAGAAGACGGGCAAGGACCCGCTCGAGGTGTTCAGCACCGCGATCAACAACGTCAAGCCGCTGGTGGAAGTCAAGTCCCGCCGTGTCGGGGGCGCCAACTACCAGGTGCCGGTGGAAGTGCGCCCCGTGCGCCGTCAGGCGCTGGCGATGCGCTGGATCAAGCAGGCCGCGCGCAAGCGCAGCGAGAAGTCGATGGCGCTGCGCCTGGCCAACGAGCTGATCGAGGCCACCGAAGGCCGCGGCGGCGCGATGAAGAAGCGCGACGAAGTCCACCGCATGGCCGAAGCCAACAAGGCGTTCAGCCACTTCCGCTTCTGACGCGTCGGCGTCCCGGCTGCGCCCCTCACGTCCAAGCCCGCCGTCACCGCGATCCGAGGCCGGCGGGCTTGGCCCATCCGAATCTGGAGTTTTCTCATGGCACGTACCACGCCCATCGAGCGTTACCGCAACATCGGCATCTCGGCGCACATCGACGCCGGCAAGACCACCACCACCGAGCGCATCCTGTACTACACCGGCGTCAACCACAAGATCGGTGAAGTGCACGACGGCGCCGCCACCATGGACTGGATGGAGCAGGAGCAGGAGCGCGGCATCACCATCACGTCGGCGGCCACGACCTGCTACTGGCGCGGGATGGACCTCAACTACCCCGAGCACCGCTTCAACATCATCGACACCCCGGGTCACGTGGACTTCACCATCGAGGTGGAGCGCTCGATGCGCGTGCTCGACGGCGCGTGCATGGTGTACTGCGCGGTGGGCGGTGTGCAGCCGCAGTCCGAGACCGTCTGGCGGCAGGCCAACAAATACCGCGTGCCGCGCCTGGCGTTCGTCAACAAGATGGACCGCGTTGGCGCCAACTTCTTCAAGGTCTATGAGCAGATCAAGACCCGCCTGAAGGGCAACCCGGTGCCGATCGTCATCCCGATCGGGGCCGAGGACAACTTCCAGGGCGTCGTCGACCTCATCAAGATGAAGGCCATCATCTGGGACGAGGCGACCCAGGGCATGAAGTTCGAGTACCGCGACATTCCGGCCGATCTGGTGGATCAGGCCCAGGAGTGGCGCGAGAAGATGGTCGAAGCCGCGGCCGAGGCCAGCGAAGAGCTGATGAACAAGTACCTCGAGACCGGTGATCTGAGCGAGGACGAGATCATCGCCGGCCTGCGTCAGCGCACCATCGCGGTGGAAATCCAGCCGATGCTGTGCGGCACCGCGTTCAAAAACAAGGGCGTGCAGCGCATGCTCGACGCCGTCATCCAGTTCCTGCCCTCGCCGGTGGACATCCCGCCCGTGGCCGGTACCGATGAAAACGAGCAGCCCGCCACACGCCGCGCGGACGACGAGGAGAAGCTCTCGGCGCTCGCGTTCAAGCTGATGAGCGACCCCTACGTCGGTCAGCTCACCTTCGTGCGCGTCTACTCGGGCGTGCTGCGCAAGGGCGATACGGTGCTCAACTCGGTCAAGGGCAAGAAGGAGCGCATCGGCCGTATCGTGCAGATGCACGCCAACAACCGGCAGGAGATCGAGGAAATCCGTGCCGGCGACATAGCCGCCTGTGTGGGCCTGAAGGAGGTGACCACGGGTGAAACCCTGTGCGACCCGTCGGCGCCGATCGTGCTCGAGCGCATGCAGTTCCCCGAGCCCGTCATCCGTCAGGCCGTCGAGCCCAAGGCCAAGGGCGACCAGGAGAAGATGAGCATCGCGCTGTCGCGCCTGGCCGCGGAAGACCCGTCGCTGCGCGTCTACACCGACGAGGAGTCCGGTCAGACCATCATCGCCGGCATGGGCGAGCTGCACCTGGAAATCATCGTCGACCGCATGAAGCGCGAGTTCGGCGTCGAGGCCAACGTCGGCAAGCCGCAGG
This region of Tepidimonas taiwanensis genomic DNA includes:
- a CDS encoding exodeoxyribonuclease III, translated to MLTVTTLNLNGIRSAASKGLADWVAAAAPDLLCVQELKAQPQDLAGRFDTLAGLRGHFHCAARKGYSGVGIYSRHEPSDVVVGIGVPEFDDEGRYVELRFDTPAHKRSVVSVYFPSGSSGDERQQAKFRFLDEIAPQLARLAATRECLVCGDINIAHTERDLKNWRSNQKNSGFLPEERAWMTRLLADGAWVDVYRRLYPDAGEEGYTWWSNRGQAWAKNVGWRIDYHLATPGWAAAARDATIYKAQRFSDHAPLTVTYALGL
- the rpsL gene encoding 30S ribosomal protein S12, which gives rise to MPTINQLVRHGRTAEKAKSKSPAMQNCPQRRGVCTRVYTTTPKKPNSALRKVAKVRLTNGFEVISYIGGEGHNLQEHSVVLVRGGRVKDLPGVRYHIVRGSLDLQGVKDRKQARSKYGAKRPKKA
- the rpsG gene encoding 30S ribosomal protein S7 — encoded protein: MPRRREVPKREILPDPKFGNVELSKFMNVIMESGKKAVAERIVYGALEHIEKKTGKDPLEVFSTAINNVKPLVEVKSRRVGGANYQVPVEVRPVRRQALAMRWIKQAARKRSEKSMALRLANELIEATEGRGGAMKKRDEVHRMAEANKAFSHFRF
- the fusA gene encoding elongation factor G; its protein translation is MARTTPIERYRNIGISAHIDAGKTTTTERILYYTGVNHKIGEVHDGAATMDWMEQEQERGITITSAATTCYWRGMDLNYPEHRFNIIDTPGHVDFTIEVERSMRVLDGACMVYCAVGGVQPQSETVWRQANKYRVPRLAFVNKMDRVGANFFKVYEQIKTRLKGNPVPIVIPIGAEDNFQGVVDLIKMKAIIWDEATQGMKFEYRDIPADLVDQAQEWREKMVEAAAEASEELMNKYLETGDLSEDEIIAGLRQRTIAVEIQPMLCGTAFKNKGVQRMLDAVIQFLPSPVDIPPVAGTDENEQPATRRADDEEKLSALAFKLMSDPYVGQLTFVRVYSGVLRKGDTVLNSVKGKKERIGRIVQMHANNRQEIEEIRAGDIAACVGLKEVTTGETLCDPSAPIVLERMQFPEPVIRQAVEPKAKGDQEKMSIALSRLAAEDPSLRVYTDEESGQTIIAGMGELHLEIIVDRMKREFGVEANVGKPQVAYRETIRSTVEEAEGKFVRQSGGKGQYGHVVFKIEPNEPGKGFEFIDAIKGGVVPREYIPAVQKGVEEALQTGVLAGYPVVDVKVTLHFGSYHEVDSSEQAFKMAAIFGFKEGCKKANPVILEPMMAVEVETPEEYAGNVMGDLSSRRGMVQGMDDLPGGGKVIKAEVPLSEMFGYSTTLRSMSQGRATYTMEFKHYAEAPRNVQEAIIAARAK